The Streptomyces pactum genome contains a region encoding:
- a CDS encoding glycoside hydrolase family 6 protein, with the protein MTRSRTAMLAALALVAGASGTAFAAQSANAGAAAVPCTVDYEVQNDWGSGFTAAVTVTNNGAATSGWSLGWTYAGSQKVTNSWNAKVSQSGAAVTAANESYNGTLPTGGSASFGFQATYSGSNAIPATFTLNGVTCNVDDGGPTDPPDPTDPPDPGGPSDRVDNPYDGAKVYVNPEWSEKAAAEPGGDRIADQPTGVWLDRTAAIEGVNGGMGLRDHLDEALAQKGSGELAIQLVIYNLPGRDCSALASNGELGPTEIGKYKTEYIDPIAAILADPKYADLRIVTTVEIDSLPNLVTNVTPRPTATENCDVMKANGNYQKGVGYALNKLGDVGNVYNYVDAGHHGWLGWDDNFGASADMFKTAANTEGATVADVHGFIVNTANYSALKEEHFKISDSVNGTSVRQSKWVDWNRYTDELSYAQAMRDQLVSIGFDQNLGMLIDTSRNGWGGAARPAGPGPQTSVDAYVDGGRYDRRIHLGNWCNQSGAGLGERPQASPAAGIDAYVWMKPPGESDGASEPIDNDEGKGFDRMCDPTYEGNARNGNNPSGALGDAPVSGHWFSAQFQELMKNAYPPLS; encoded by the coding sequence ATGACCCGTAGCAGAACCGCGATGCTCGCTGCCCTGGCGCTGGTCGCCGGGGCCTCCGGCACGGCCTTCGCCGCCCAGTCGGCGAACGCCGGCGCGGCGGCCGTCCCCTGTACCGTCGACTACGAGGTGCAGAACGACTGGGGCAGCGGCTTCACCGCAGCCGTGACCGTCACCAACAACGGCGCCGCCACCTCCGGTTGGTCGCTGGGCTGGACCTACGCGGGCAGCCAGAAGGTCACCAACAGCTGGAACGCGAAGGTCAGTCAGAGCGGTGCCGCCGTCACCGCGGCCAACGAGTCCTACAACGGCACCCTGCCCACGGGCGGTTCGGCGAGCTTCGGCTTCCAGGCCACCTACAGCGGCAGCAACGCGATTCCCGCCACCTTCACCCTCAACGGCGTGACCTGCAACGTCGACGACGGCGGACCGACCGATCCCCCCGACCCGACCGACCCGCCGGACCCCGGTGGCCCCTCCGACCGGGTGGACAACCCCTATGACGGCGCCAAGGTCTACGTGAACCCGGAGTGGTCCGAGAAGGCCGCCGCCGAACCCGGCGGTGACCGCATCGCCGACCAGCCCACCGGGGTGTGGCTCGACCGGACCGCCGCCATCGAGGGCGTGAACGGCGGCATGGGGCTGCGCGACCACCTCGACGAGGCGCTGGCGCAGAAGGGTTCCGGCGAACTCGCCATCCAGCTCGTCATCTACAACCTGCCCGGCCGTGACTGCTCGGCCCTCGCCTCCAACGGCGAGCTGGGCCCGACGGAGATCGGCAAGTACAAGACCGAGTACATCGACCCGATCGCCGCGATCCTCGCCGACCCGAAGTACGCGGACCTCAGGATCGTCACCACGGTCGAGATCGACTCGCTGCCCAACCTCGTCACCAACGTCACGCCGCGGCCGACCGCCACGGAGAACTGCGACGTGATGAAGGCCAACGGCAACTACCAGAAGGGCGTCGGATACGCGCTGAACAAGCTCGGCGACGTCGGCAACGTCTACAACTACGTCGACGCCGGCCACCACGGCTGGCTCGGCTGGGACGACAACTTCGGCGCCTCCGCCGACATGTTCAAGACCGCCGCCAACACCGAGGGGGCGACCGTCGCCGACGTGCACGGCTTCATCGTCAACACCGCCAACTACAGTGCCCTGAAGGAGGAGCACTTCAAGATCTCGGACTCCGTGAACGGCACCTCCGTGCGGCAGTCCAAGTGGGTCGACTGGAACCGCTACACCGACGAGCTGTCCTACGCCCAGGCCATGCGCGACCAACTGGTCTCGATCGGCTTCGACCAGAACCTCGGCATGCTCATCGACACCTCCCGCAACGGCTGGGGCGGCGCGGCGCGGCCCGCCGGTCCCGGCCCGCAGACCAGTGTCGACGCCTATGTGGACGGCGGACGCTACGACCGCCGCATCCACCTCGGCAACTGGTGCAACCAGTCCGGTGCCGGCCTCGGTGAGCGCCCGCAGGCCAGCCCCGCCGCCGGGATCGACGCGTACGTGTGGATGAAGCCCCCGGGCGAGTCCGACGGCGCGAGCGAGCCGATCGACAACGACGAGGGCAAGGGGTTCGACCGGATGTGCGACCCCACCTACGAGGGCAACGCGCGCAACGGCAACAACCCGTCGGGTGCCCTGGGCGACGCCCCGGTGTCCGGGCACTGGTTCTCCGCGCAGTTCCAGGAGCTGATGAAGAACGCCTATCCGCCGCTGTCCTGA
- a CDS encoding rhamnogalacturonan lyase, which translates to MRHPHKYRRRPLVLGAALAAAGLVGAGLTTLTADSAEAATARQVEALDRGVVSVHTGDGNLVSWRWLGTDPDNVSFNVYRAGTRVNSGPVTGTTTYFHPGAPSHADYTVRAVVNGTEQGDSVHAVQFRAGYKDVPISPPAGGTTPDGVSYTYEANDASVGDLDGDGALDIVLKWQPTNAKDNSQSGYTGNTIVDGVKLDGTRLWRVDLGRNIRSGAHYTQFQVYDYDGDGTAEVAMKTADGTRDGTGAVIGSSSADHRNSSGYILSGPEYLTMFNGQTGKAMGTVDYVPARGNVSSWGDSYGNRVDRFLAGTAYLDGSRPSLIMARGYYTRSVIAAWDWRDGRFTRRWTFDTNSSTNAGKGYDGQGNHQLSVADVDGDGKDEIVYGAMAVDDNGWGLWTTRNGHGDAMHVGDLDPSRAGLEEFKVDEDGSKPSSWMADARTGQIIWSTGAGGDNGRGVSADIWSGSAGAESWSSAESGIRNPKGTVVHSRKPAGANFLSWWDGDPVRELLDGTRVDKYGTSGDTRLLTGSGVASNNGTKATPVLAGDILGDWREEVVWRTSNNTALRIYSTPHDTDRRITTLLHDTQYRTALAWQNTAYNQPPHPSFFLGDGMATAPRPTVYTP; encoded by the coding sequence GTGAGGCACCCCCACAAGTACCGCAGACGCCCCCTGGTCCTCGGCGCGGCCCTCGCCGCCGCGGGCCTCGTCGGCGCGGGTCTGACGACGCTCACCGCCGACAGCGCCGAGGCCGCCACGGCCCGGCAGGTCGAGGCCCTCGACCGGGGAGTGGTCAGCGTCCACACCGGTGACGGCAACCTGGTGAGCTGGCGCTGGCTCGGCACCGACCCGGACAATGTCTCGTTCAACGTCTACCGGGCCGGCACGAGGGTCAACTCCGGCCCGGTCACCGGCACCACCACCTACTTCCACCCGGGAGCCCCCTCCCACGCCGACTACACGGTCCGCGCGGTCGTGAACGGCACGGAACAGGGCGACTCGGTCCACGCCGTCCAGTTCCGGGCCGGTTACAAGGACGTCCCCATCAGCCCGCCCGCCGGCGGTACCACCCCCGACGGCGTCTCCTACACCTACGAGGCCAACGACGCCTCCGTCGGCGACCTCGACGGCGACGGAGCGCTGGACATCGTCCTCAAGTGGCAGCCGACCAACGCCAAGGACAACTCCCAGTCCGGCTACACGGGCAACACGATCGTGGACGGCGTCAAGCTCGACGGCACCCGGCTGTGGCGCGTCGACCTGGGCCGCAACATCCGCTCCGGTGCCCACTACACGCAGTTCCAGGTCTACGACTACGACGGCGACGGCACGGCCGAGGTGGCCATGAAGACCGCCGACGGCACGAGGGACGGCACCGGGGCGGTCATCGGCAGCTCCTCGGCCGACCACCGCAACTCGAGCGGCTACATCCTGTCCGGTCCCGAGTACCTGACCATGTTCAACGGGCAGACCGGCAAGGCCATGGGCACCGTCGACTACGTCCCCGCCCGGGGCAACGTCTCCTCGTGGGGCGACTCCTACGGCAACCGCGTCGACCGCTTCCTGGCCGGCACGGCCTACCTGGACGGCTCCCGTCCCTCACTGATCATGGCGCGCGGCTACTACACCCGCTCGGTGATCGCCGCCTGGGACTGGCGCGACGGCCGCTTCACCCGCCGCTGGACCTTCGACACCAACTCCTCCACCAACGCGGGCAAGGGCTACGACGGCCAGGGCAACCACCAGTTGTCCGTCGCGGACGTCGACGGCGACGGCAAGGACGAGATCGTCTACGGCGCGATGGCCGTCGACGACAACGGCTGGGGCCTGTGGACCACGAGGAACGGCCACGGCGACGCCATGCACGTCGGCGACCTCGACCCGTCCCGCGCGGGCCTGGAGGAGTTCAAGGTCGACGAGGACGGCTCGAAGCCGTCGTCGTGGATGGCGGACGCGCGCACCGGGCAGATCATCTGGTCCACCGGTGCGGGCGGCGACAACGGCCGGGGCGTCTCCGCCGACATCTGGTCCGGCAGCGCGGGCGCCGAGTCCTGGTCGTCGGCGGAGAGCGGCATCCGCAACCCGAAGGGCACGGTGGTCCACAGCCGCAAGCCCGCCGGCGCCAACTTCCTGTCCTGGTGGGACGGCGACCCCGTCCGCGAACTCCTCGACGGCACCCGCGTCGACAAGTACGGCACCTCGGGCGACACCCGCCTGCTCACCGGTTCCGGCGTCGCCTCCAACAACGGCACGAAGGCCACGCCGGTCCTGGCCGGGGACATCCTCGGCGACTGGCGCGAGGAGGTCGTCTGGCGCACGAGCAACAACACCGCGCTCCGTATCTACTCCACCCCGCACGACACGGACCGCAGGATCACGACCCTCCTCCACGACACCCAGTACCGCACGGCCCTGGCCTGGCAGAACACCGCCTACAACCAGCCGCCGCACCCGAGCTTCTTCCTGGGCGACGGCATGGCGACGGCACCCAGGCCCACGGTGTACACGCCCTGA
- a CDS encoding glycoside hydrolase family 48 protein, with amino-acid sequence MHPGHRRRRRTARRLWTAALAALALPLTMVGTGSTPAQAAAVQCSVDYRTNDWGAGFTAELTLTNRGADAIDGWTLTYDYAGNQRLTNGWNGTWSQSGQTVTVKNAPYNARIAAGAAVSTGGQFTYSGANTAPTDFAVNGTACAGAHQPPITVLTSPEAGAVYSQGEAVPLAATAAAADNATISKVEFYDDTTLLGTDNSSPYTYSASGLTVGSHSLVAKAYDSMGASADSTPVGITVASGPTVVATPAQLGVQQGESGTYEVKLSKQPAANVAVTTARVSGNTGLTVLGGATLTFTPSNWATAQRVTIAADASGTGSAVFESTAPGHGKATVNVTQLAAAKDYDARFLELYGKITDPANGYFSPEGIPYHSVETLIVEAPDHGHETTSEAYSYLLWLQAMYGKVTGDWTRFNNAWEIMETYMIPTHADQPTNSAYNASKPATYAPELDTPNEYPAPLDGAVSVGPDPIAGELKSAYGTDDVYGMHWLQDVDNTYGYGNSPGKCEAGPSDTGPSYINTFQRGAQESVWETVPQPTCDAFKYGGPNGYLDLFTGDASYAKQWKFTNAPDADARAVQAAYWADIWAEEQGKGDEIAGTLDKAAKMGDYLRYAMFDKYFKKVGDCVGPTSCPAGTGKDSSHYLLSWYYAWGGAVDTSAGWAWRIGSSHTHGGYQNPLAAYALSTYDDLKPKSATGASDWAKSLDRQVEFYRWLQSDEGAIAGGATNSWAGRYATPPAGTPTFYGMYYDEKPVYHDPPSNQWFGFQAWSMERVAEYYQQSGDAQAKEVLDKWVDWALSETTVNPDGSFLMPSTLKWSGQPDTWNASSPGDNGELHVTVADYTNDVGVAAAYAKTLTYYADRSGDTEAAATAKALLDGMWENNQDALGIAVPETRADYNRFDDPVYVPSGWSGTMPNGDTIDASSTFSSIRSFYQDDPAWSKIESYLAGGAAPTFTYHRFWAQADIALAMGSYAELLE; translated from the coding sequence ATGCATCCCGGACACAGACGCAGACGCCGCACCGCGCGGCGGCTGTGGACGGCCGCACTGGCGGCCCTCGCGCTGCCTCTCACCATGGTGGGCACCGGCTCGACTCCCGCTCAGGCGGCGGCAGTTCAGTGCAGCGTGGACTACCGGACCAACGACTGGGGCGCCGGCTTCACCGCCGAGCTGACGCTCACCAACCGCGGCGCCGACGCCATCGACGGCTGGACGCTGACGTACGACTACGCGGGCAACCAGAGGCTGACCAACGGCTGGAACGGCACCTGGTCCCAGTCCGGGCAGACCGTCACCGTGAAGAACGCCCCGTACAACGCGCGGATCGCCGCGGGCGCCGCCGTCTCCACCGGCGGGCAGTTCACCTACAGCGGCGCCAACACCGCCCCGACGGACTTCGCGGTCAACGGCACCGCCTGCGCCGGTGCGCACCAGCCGCCGATCACCGTGCTGACCAGCCCGGAGGCGGGCGCGGTCTACTCGCAGGGCGAGGCGGTCCCGCTGGCGGCCACGGCGGCCGCCGCCGACAACGCCACGATCAGCAAGGTGGAGTTCTACGACGACACCACGCTGCTGGGCACCGACAACAGCTCGCCCTACACGTACTCCGCCTCTGGCTTGACCGTGGGCAGTCATTCCCTGGTGGCGAAGGCGTACGACAGCATGGGCGCCTCCGCGGACTCGACACCGGTCGGCATCACGGTCGCCTCGGGCCCGACCGTGGTGGCCACGCCCGCCCAACTGGGCGTCCAACAGGGCGAGTCGGGAACATACGAGGTCAAGCTCTCGAAGCAGCCCGCGGCGAACGTCGCGGTGACGACGGCTCGCGTGAGCGGGAACACCGGCCTGACCGTCCTGGGCGGGGCGACGCTCACCTTCACCCCGTCGAACTGGGCCACCGCCCAGCGGGTGACCATCGCGGCCGACGCCTCGGGCACCGGCTCGGCGGTCTTCGAGTCGACGGCCCCCGGTCACGGCAAGGCCACGGTCAACGTGACCCAGCTCGCCGCCGCGAAGGACTACGACGCCCGCTTCCTGGAGCTGTACGGGAAGATCACCGACCCGGCGAACGGCTACTTCTCGCCGGAGGGCATCCCGTACCACTCGGTGGAGACGCTGATCGTCGAGGCACCGGACCACGGGCACGAGACCACGTCCGAGGCGTACAGCTACCTGCTGTGGCTCCAGGCCATGTACGGCAAGGTGACCGGCGACTGGACGCGGTTCAACAACGCCTGGGAGATCATGGAGACGTACATGATCCCCACGCACGCCGACCAGCCGACCAACTCGGCCTACAACGCCTCGAAGCCGGCGACGTACGCGCCCGAGCTGGACACGCCGAACGAGTACCCGGCCCCCCTGGACGGCGCGGTCTCCGTCGGCCCGGACCCGATCGCCGGTGAGCTGAAGTCGGCGTACGGCACCGACGACGTCTACGGCATGCACTGGCTCCAGGACGTCGACAACACCTACGGCTACGGCAACTCGCCCGGCAAGTGCGAGGCGGGCCCGTCGGACACCGGCCCCTCCTACATCAACACCTTCCAGCGCGGCGCGCAGGAGTCGGTGTGGGAGACGGTGCCGCAGCCGACCTGCGACGCGTTCAAGTACGGCGGTCCGAACGGCTACCTGGACCTGTTCACCGGTGACGCGTCCTACGCCAAGCAGTGGAAGTTCACCAACGCCCCGGACGCCGACGCGCGCGCCGTGCAGGCCGCGTACTGGGCGGACATCTGGGCCGAGGAGCAGGGCAAGGGCGACGAGATCGCCGGGACCCTCGACAAGGCCGCCAAGATGGGCGACTACCTGCGCTACGCCATGTTCGACAAGTACTTCAAGAAGGTCGGCGACTGCGTGGGGCCGACGAGCTGCCCGGCGGGCACCGGCAAGGACTCCTCGCACTACCTGCTGTCCTGGTACTACGCCTGGGGCGGCGCGGTGGACACCTCGGCGGGCTGGGCCTGGCGCATCGGCTCCAGCCACACCCACGGCGGCTACCAGAACCCGCTGGCCGCGTACGCGCTGAGCACCTACGACGACCTGAAGCCCAAGTCGGCCACCGGTGCGTCCGACTGGGCCAAGTCCCTCGACCGGCAGGTGGAGTTCTACCGCTGGCTGCAGTCGGACGAGGGCGCCATCGCGGGCGGCGCGACCAATAGCTGGGCGGGCCGGTACGCGACGCCGCCGGCCGGTACGCCGACCTTCTACGGCATGTACTACGACGAGAAGCCGGTCTACCACGACCCGCCGTCCAACCAGTGGTTCGGCTTCCAGGCGTGGTCCATGGAACGGGTCGCCGAGTACTACCAGCAGAGCGGCGACGCGCAGGCCAAGGAGGTCCTGGACAAGTGGGTCGACTGGGCGCTGTCGGAGACCACGGTCAACCCGGACGGCAGCTTCCTGATGCCCTCGACGCTGAAGTGGTCGGGACAGCCCGACACCTGGAACGCCTCGTCCCCCGGTGACAACGGCGAGCTGCACGTCACCGTCGCGGACTACACCAACGACGTCGGTGTGGCGGCGGCGTACGCCAAGACCCTGACGTACTACGCCGACCGCTCGGGCGACACCGAGGCGGCCGCGACCGCCAAGGCGCTGCTCGACGGCATGTGGGAGAACAACCAGGACGCGCTCGGCATCGCCGTCCCGGAGACCCGCGCCGACTACAACCGCTTCGACGACCCGGTGTACGTGCCGAGCGGGTGGAGCGGCACCATGCCGAACGGCGACACGATCGACGCCTCGTCGACCTTCTCCTCGATCCGCTCCTTCTACCAGGACGACCCGGCCTGGTCGAAGATCGAGAGCTATCTCGCGGGCGGTGCCGCGCCCACGTTCACCTACCACCGGTTCTGGGCGCAGGCGGACATCGCCCTCGCCATGGGTTCGTACGCGGAGCTTCTCGAATAG
- a CDS encoding cellulose binding domain-containing protein yields MRRTRILTALLALAAGLLTGGPPAALAAESPRAAAVTADTYTWKNARIDGGGFVPGIVFNRTEKDLAYARTDIGGAYRWQEASRTWTPLLDHVGWDDWGHTGVVSVASDAVDPDRVYAAVGTYTNDWDPGNGAVLRSADRGATWEKADLPFKLGGNMPGRGMGERLAVDPHDNDVLYLGAPSGNGLWRSTDAGATWSEVTAFPNPGNYAQDPSDTSGYASDNQGIVWVTFDESTGTAGTPTKTVYVGVADKENAVYRSTDAGATWQRVTGQPTGYLAHKGVLDAENGYLYLAYSDTGGPYDGGKGRLYRYATATGAWTDVSPVAEADTYYGFSGLTVDRQNPGTVMATAYSSWWPDTQIFRSTDSGATWTRAWDYTSYPTRENRYTMDVSSSPWLTWGANPTPPEQTPKLGWMTEALEIDPFDSDRMMYGTGATIYGTQDLTKWDSGGKFAIEPMVRGLEETAVNDLASPPSGAPLLSALGDIGGFRHTSLTEVPSMMFTSPNFTSTTSLDFAESNPDVVVRAGNLDAGPHIAFSTDNGANWFGGTDPSGVSGGGTVAAGADGSGFVWSPDGAGVHYTTGFGTSWQASAGIPAGAVVESDRVDPDTFYGFESGKFYVSTDGGATFTASAATGLPAGDSVRFKALPGGEGDIWLAGGAAEGPYGLWHSTDGGASFTKLPGVEAADTVGFGKAAPDATYQTLFTSAKIGGVRGIFRSTDEGATWTRVNDDAHQWGWTGAAITGDPRVYGRVYVATNGRGVVYGDTAGTGPGPGPDPTPTGACAVTYTVTNQWTGGFQADVRLTNTGTSAWTGWSLGWSFGGDQKVTQMWNAGHTQSGTTVTAENVGWNGNVAPGASVGFGFTGSWSGTNAEPTSFRLGDQVCEQA; encoded by the coding sequence GTGCGAAGAACCCGGATCCTCACGGCTCTGCTGGCCCTGGCGGCGGGCCTGCTCACGGGCGGTCCGCCCGCGGCCCTGGCCGCCGAGTCACCCAGGGCGGCGGCCGTCACCGCCGACACCTACACCTGGAAGAACGCACGTATCGACGGCGGCGGTTTCGTCCCCGGCATCGTCTTCAACCGCACCGAGAAGGACCTGGCCTACGCCCGCACCGACATCGGCGGCGCCTACCGCTGGCAGGAGGCGAGCCGGACCTGGACGCCGCTGCTGGACCACGTCGGCTGGGACGACTGGGGTCACACGGGCGTGGTCAGCGTCGCCTCCGACGCCGTCGACCCGGACCGGGTGTACGCGGCGGTCGGCACGTACACCAACGACTGGGACCCGGGCAACGGCGCGGTGCTGCGCTCGGCCGACCGGGGCGCGACCTGGGAGAAGGCGGACCTGCCGTTCAAGCTGGGCGGCAACATGCCGGGCCGGGGCATGGGCGAGCGCCTGGCCGTCGACCCGCACGACAACGACGTGCTGTACCTGGGCGCGCCCAGCGGCAACGGCCTGTGGCGCTCGACCGACGCGGGCGCGACCTGGTCCGAGGTGACGGCCTTCCCGAACCCGGGGAACTACGCGCAGGACCCGAGCGACACGAGCGGCTACGCCTCCGACAACCAGGGCATCGTCTGGGTCACCTTCGACGAGTCCACGGGCACCGCGGGCACTCCCACGAAGACGGTCTACGTCGGGGTCGCCGACAAGGAGAACGCCGTCTACCGCTCGACCGACGCGGGCGCGACCTGGCAGCGGGTCACCGGGCAGCCCACCGGGTACCTGGCCCACAAGGGCGTCCTGGACGCGGAGAACGGCTACCTCTACCTCGCCTACAGCGACACGGGCGGCCCCTACGACGGCGGCAAGGGCCGGCTGTACCGGTACGCGACGGCGACGGGCGCCTGGACGGACGTCAGCCCGGTCGCGGAGGCGGACACCTACTACGGCTTCAGCGGCCTGACCGTCGACCGGCAGAACCCCGGCACGGTGATGGCGACGGCGTACAGCTCCTGGTGGCCGGACACGCAGATCTTCCGCTCGACGGACAGCGGCGCGACGTGGACGCGGGCGTGGGACTACACGTCGTACCCGACCCGCGAGAACCGCTACACGATGGACGTCTCGTCGTCGCCGTGGCTGACCTGGGGCGCCAACCCGACACCGCCCGAGCAGACGCCGAAGCTGGGCTGGATGACGGAGGCGCTGGAGATCGACCCGTTCGACTCCGACCGGATGATGTACGGGACGGGAGCGACGATCTACGGCACGCAGGACCTCACGAAGTGGGACTCGGGCGGCAAGTTCGCCATCGAACCGATGGTGCGCGGCCTCGAGGAGACGGCGGTCAACGACCTGGCCTCGCCCCCGTCGGGCGCCCCGCTGCTCAGCGCGCTGGGCGACATCGGCGGTTTCCGGCACACGAGCCTGACCGAGGTGCCGTCGATGATGTTCACGTCCCCGAACTTCACCTCCACCACGAGCCTGGACTTCGCGGAGTCGAACCCGGACGTCGTCGTGCGGGCCGGCAACCTGGACGCGGGGCCGCACATCGCGTTCTCGACGGACAACGGCGCCAACTGGTTCGGCGGGACCGACCCGTCGGGCGTGAGCGGCGGCGGCACGGTCGCGGCGGGCGCGGACGGCAGCGGCTTCGTGTGGAGCCCGGACGGCGCCGGTGTGCACTACACGACGGGCTTCGGCACGTCCTGGCAGGCGTCGGCCGGCATTCCGGCCGGGGCGGTCGTCGAGTCCGACCGGGTCGACCCGGACACCTTCTACGGCTTCGAGTCCGGGAAGTTCTACGTCAGCACGGACGGCGGCGCGACCTTCACCGCGTCGGCGGCGACCGGCCTGCCCGCCGGTGACAGCGTCCGCTTCAAGGCGCTGCCGGGCGGGGAAGGGGACATCTGGCTGGCCGGCGGGGCGGCGGAGGGTCCGTACGGCCTGTGGCACTCGACGGACGGCGGCGCGAGTTTCACCAAGCTCCCGGGCGTCGAGGCGGCCGACACCGTCGGCTTCGGCAAGGCGGCACCGGACGCGACCTACCAGACCCTCTTCACCAGCGCGAAGATCGGCGGTGTCCGCGGCATCTTCCGCTCCACCGACGAGGGTGCCACCTGGACCCGGGTCAACGACGACGCCCACCAGTGGGGGTGGACCGGCGCCGCCATCACCGGCGACCCGCGCGTGTACGGGCGGGTGTACGTGGCGACGAACGGGCGCGGGGTCGTCTACGGCGACACCGCCGGCACCGGTCCCGGCCCGGGACCCGACCCGACGCCGACCGGCGCCTGCGCGGTGACGTACACGGTCACCAACCAGTGGACGGGCGGTTTCCAGGCCGACGTACGGCTCACCAACACGGGCACCTCCGCCTGGACGGGCTGGTCCCTGGGCTGGTCGTTCGGCGGCGATCAGAAGGTGACGCAGATGTGGAACGCCGGGCACACCCAGTCGGGTACGACGGTGACGGCTGAGAACGTCGGCTGGAACGGCAACGTGGCACCCGGCGCGTCGGTGGGCTTCGGCTTCACGGGGAGCTGGTCGGGGACGAACGCGGAACCGACGTCGTTCAGGCTGGGCGACCAGGTCTGCGAACAGGCGTGA
- a CDS encoding aldo/keto reductase: MSSKVSPIILNNGVEMPQLGFGVWQVPDDEAETAVAHALEAGYRSIDTAAIYGNEEGTGRAIAASGVAREDLFVTTKLWNTDQGYDSTLRAFDTSLAKLGLEYVDLYLIHWPMPAKERYVDTYKAFEKLHADGRVRAIGVSNFLPEHLERLIGETSVVPAVNQIELHPHLQQHAAREYHAEQGIATEAWSPLGSGKGILEVPAIVAIAQKHGRTPAQVVLRWHLQTGNVVIPKSVTPSRIKENIDVSGFALDPEDLAAISALNEDRRLGPDPAGFNGE, translated from the coding sequence GTGAGCAGCAAGGTCTCCCCGATCATCCTGAACAACGGCGTCGAGATGCCCCAGCTTGGCTTCGGCGTCTGGCAGGTGCCGGACGACGAGGCCGAGACGGCCGTCGCCCACGCCCTGGAGGCCGGGTACCGCAGCATCGACACAGCGGCGATCTACGGCAATGAAGAGGGCACCGGCAGGGCGATCGCCGCCTCCGGCGTCGCCCGCGAGGACCTCTTCGTCACCACCAAGCTCTGGAACACGGACCAGGGATACGACTCCACCCTCCGGGCCTTCGACACCTCGCTGGCGAAGCTCGGCCTGGAGTACGTCGACCTGTACCTGATCCACTGGCCCATGCCGGCCAAGGAGCGGTACGTCGACACGTACAAGGCGTTCGAGAAGCTGCACGCCGACGGCCGGGTCCGGGCCATCGGCGTCTCCAACTTCCTGCCGGAACACCTGGAGCGGCTGATCGGCGAGACGTCGGTCGTCCCGGCCGTCAACCAGATCGAGCTGCACCCGCACCTCCAGCAGCACGCCGCCCGCGAGTACCACGCGGAGCAGGGCATCGCCACCGAGGCCTGGTCCCCGCTCGGTTCCGGCAAGGGCATCCTGGAGGTCCCCGCGATCGTGGCGATCGCCCAGAAGCACGGCCGCACCCCGGCCCAGGTCGTGCTGCGCTGGCACCTCCAGACCGGCAACGTGGTGATCCCCAAGTCCGTGACGCCGTCGCGGATCAAGGAGAACATCGACGTGTCCGGCTTCGCCCTGGACCCCGAGGACCTCGCGGCGATCAGCGCGCTGAACGAGGACCGGCGGCTGGGCCCGGATCCCGCGGGATTCAACGGGGAGTGA
- a CDS encoding class I SAM-dependent methyltransferase — MAHDQHRQHEHDHPVPEHGLGHGHDHTDMDWAEMAPLLEAQAELYTPLYRQAMTWLAREVTEPGLVVDVGSGPGVVSCLFADAFPGARVVAADGAGPLLERARDRAARLGVADRFGTLTGDLPGVLGELEYPADLMWASQSLHHLGDQRAALVALAGHLAPGGTLAILEGGLPARFLPRDIGIGRPGLQARMHAVEEDSFAKMRASLPGSVAESEDWPALLTSAGLEHTGTRSFLLDLPAPLTDEARAYVTSSLSRLRDRIGDDLEATDRATLDRLLDPGDEAGLHRRQDAFVLVAHTVYTARRPS, encoded by the coding sequence ATGGCGCACGACCAGCACCGGCAGCACGAGCACGACCACCCGGTACCCGAGCACGGACTCGGACACGGACACGACCACACCGACATGGACTGGGCCGAGATGGCCCCGCTCCTGGAGGCACAGGCGGAGCTGTACACGCCGCTGTACCGCCAGGCCATGACCTGGCTGGCCCGGGAGGTGACCGAGCCCGGTCTGGTCGTCGACGTCGGCAGCGGGCCCGGCGTCGTCTCCTGCCTGTTCGCCGACGCCTTCCCCGGCGCCCGCGTAGTCGCCGCCGACGGTGCCGGACCGCTGCTGGAGCGGGCCCGCGACCGCGCCGCCCGGCTCGGTGTCGCCGACCGCTTCGGCACCCTCACCGGTGACCTGCCCGGCGTACTGGGCGAGCTGGAGTACCCGGCCGACCTGATGTGGGCGAGCCAGAGCCTGCACCACCTCGGCGACCAGCGTGCGGCCCTCGTCGCGCTCGCCGGGCACCTCGCCCCCGGCGGCACCCTGGCGATCCTGGAGGGCGGGCTGCCCGCCCGGTTCCTGCCCCGCGACATCGGCATCGGGCGTCCCGGGCTGCAGGCCAGGATGCACGCGGTGGAGGAGGACTCGTTCGCGAAGATGCGCGCGAGTCTGCCCGGCTCCGTGGCGGAGAGCGAGGACTGGCCGGCGCTGCTCACCTCGGCGGGCCTCGAGCACACCGGCACCCGCAGCTTCCTGCTGGACCTGCCCGCGCCGCTCACCGATGAGGCCCGTGCGTACGTCACCAGCTCACTGTCCCGGTTGCGCGACCGGATCGGGGACGACCTGGAAGCCACCGACCGGGCCACGCTCGACCGACTGCTCGACCCCGGGGACGAGGCGGGCTTGCACCGGCGCCAGGACGCGTTCGTGCTGGTCGCGCACACGGTCTACACGGCCCGACGCCCCTCCTGA